Proteins encoded by one window of Chanos chanos chromosome 7, fChaCha1.1, whole genome shotgun sequence:
- the lpcat4 gene encoding lysophospholipid acyltransferase LPCAT4: MERCHGHSPTQEYPHPFVHEVKVTTAQKIRGIILGSVLFPVRVTLATLFFLIMWPIARLRLAGLSEEERAKPVEGWRHWLFHHVILFLSRAVFFSVGFLWIKVKGRRAGLTEAPVLAVAPHSGFLDMLVLCPAGLATVVSRSENTKLPVIGALLEFNQSVLVNRKDPESRKKCVAQIKERLTSEGYWPQMLMFPEGTTTNGRALIKFKPGAFLAGVPVQPVLLHYPNKLDTVRWTWKGTTWVQSLWHTTSQFYTNVTVEFLPVYTPSEEEKENPELYADNVQKLMAKALGVPATDYVMEGRYPVNKLGGLSLPLESPARETLKKLNNNGLSTAQVETVINSMIDSCQSSQGTMVTADHLTTLLGLSNRETAKEISALYSKDDKVDLRQICLSVSAVSGLRSLESLLHTAFTLYDSDSDGVLSAEDLSDLMGALIGVPQYNTAEMYAELTTRGQPSEAALKELLTTHPTYSRVISEYLQSEEEGLKTETLSTANGKTQNRTEHGISNGTSNGKPNGSANGIFNGRSIGESNGIFNGRSIGESNGISNGVSKMAD; encoded by the exons ATGGAGAGGTGTCACGGTCACTCCCCAACTCAGGAGTATCCACATCCTTTTGTACACGAGGTGAAAGTAACAACAGCTCAGAAGATTAGG GGTATCATTCTGGGCTCAGTTTTATTTCCAGTACGTGTGACGCTGGCCACACTCTTCTTCTTGATCATGTGGCCGATAGCCCGGCTCCGATTGGCCGGTTTGTCCGAGGAAGAGCGTGCGAAGCCGGTGGAGGGGTGGCGTCACTGGCTGTTCCATCACGTGATCCTGTTCCTCAGCCGGGCGGTCTTCTTTTCCGTGGGGTTCCTCTGGATCAAGGTGAAGGGACGTCGCGCGGGGCTAACGGAGGCGCCCGTTTTGGCCGTGGCCCCACATAGCGGGTTTCTGGACATGCTGGTGCTTTGTCCCGCTGGTCTGGCCACCGTGGTCTCCCGATCAGAAAACACCAAACTGCCCGTCataggag cactgctGGAGTTTAACCAGTCTGTGCTGGTGAACAGAAAGGATCCAGAGTCCAGGAAGAAGTGTGTGGCTCAGATAAAAGAGAGGCTAACGTCCGAGGGATACTGGCCCCAG atgCTGATGTTCCCAGAAGGCACAACCACCAACGGCAGAGCGCTCATCAAATTCAAGCCGG gTGCATTTTTAGCAGGTGTCCCTGTTCAACCAGTGTTGCTACACTACCCCAACAAACTG gACACTGTCCGCTGGACATGGAAGGGAACAACCTG GGTTCAGTCTTTGTGGCACACCACCTCTCAGTTTTACACCAACGTCACAGTCGAG ttCCTGCCCGTGTACACACcctctgaggaggagaaggaaaatCCTGAACTTTATGCCGACAACGTTCAAAAACTTATGGCCAA AGCTCTGGGAGTTCCTGCTACAGATTACGTGATGGAGGGGCGTTATCCTGTCAATAAGCTGGgaggcctctctctccctctggagtCTCCTGCAAGAGAGACCCTCAAAAAGCTCAACAATAATGG TCTCAGCACTGCGCAAGTAGAGACTGTGATCAACAGCATGATCgacagctgtcagtcaagcCAGGGAACCATGGTAACAGCAGACCACCTGACCACCCTGCTCggtttgagtaacagagagacggCCAAAGAGATTTCAGCTCTGTACTCCAAG GATGATAAAGTGGATCTGAGGCAgatttgtctgagtgtgtctgcaGTCAGTGGGCTCAGGAGTCTGGAatctctccttcacactgcGTTTACC CTATACGACAGTGACAGCGATGGTGTTTTGAGCGCAGAGGACCTGTCCGACCTGATGGGAGCGCTAATCGGAGTCCCCCAGTACAACACGGCAGAGATGTATGCAGAGTtgaccaccagggggcagcCCTCAGAGG ctgCTTTGAAAGAGTTATTGACAACTCACCCCACCTACAGTAGAGTCATCTCTGAATACCTTCAGTCTGAGGAGGAGGGACTTAAAACGGAGACACTCTCCACAGCCAATGGGAAGACACAAAACCGAACCGAACATGGCATATCCAATGGCACGTCCAATGGGAAGCCAAATGGGTCAGCCAATGGAATTTTCAATGGCAGAAGCATTGGGGAATCAAATGGAATTTTCAATGGCAGAAGCATTGGGGAATCCAATGGAATTTCAAATGGAGTATCCAAGATGGCTGACTGA
- the emc4 gene encoding ER membrane protein complex subunit 4 encodes MSSPGGQGGGTLSTRGGGGAKRMKWALELGLGNTRGRGDRQSNQGDVMYPVGYSDKPVPDTSVQETDRNLVEKRCWDVALGPLKQIPMNLFIMYMSGNTISIFPIMMVCMMAWRPIQALMSMSATFKLLESSSQQWLQGLVYLIGNLLGSALAIYKCQSMGLLPTHSSDWLAFIEPPQRMEIMGGGMVL; translated from the exons ATGTCATCACCAGGGGGACAGGGTGGAGGAACTCTGTCCACCAGAGGAGGGGGCGGGGCAAAGAGAATGAAGTGGGCGCTGGAGCTGGGGCTGGGCAACACCAG GGGTCGTGGCGACAGACAGAGTAACCAGGGTGACGTCATGTATCCCGTTGGATACTCTGACAAACCCGTACCTGACACAAGCGTGCAGGAGACAGACCGGAATCTGGTGGAGAAG agatgcTGGGATGTGGCTCTGGGGCCTTTGAAACAGATCCCCATGAATCTCTTCATCATGTATATGTCAGGAAACACCATCTCTATTTTTCCCATAATGATGGTGTGTATGATGGCGTGGAGACCCATTCAGGCTCTCATGTCCATGTCTGCCA CATTTAAACTTCTGGAGAGCTCCAGTCAGCAGTGGCTTCAAGGCCTGGTTTATCTTATTGGCAACCTTCTGGGCTCAGCATTGGCTATCTATAAGTGTCAATCAATGGGACTGTTACCTACACACTCATCTGACTGGCTAGCTTTCATAGAACCGCCACAG AGAATGGAGATTATGGGAGGAGGAATGGTGTTGTAG